The following proteins are co-located in the Mus caroli chromosome 7, CAROLI_EIJ_v1.1, whole genome shotgun sequence genome:
- the Nanos2 gene encoding nanos homolog 2: protein MDLPPFDLWKDYFNLSQVVMDIIQSRKQRQEGEVAEKPNSRPQEKSEQGLEVYLGCLPTICNFCKHNGESRHVYTSHQLKTPEGVVVCPILRHYVCPLCGATGDQAHTLKYCPLNSSQQSLYRRSGRNSAGRRVKR from the coding sequence ATGGACCTACCGCCCTTTGACCTATGGAAAGACTACTTTAACCTGAGCCAGGTGGTGATGGATATAATTCAGAGCcggaagcaaagacaggagggTGAGGTAGCTGAGAAGCCCAACTCCAGGCCCCAGGAGAAGAGTGAGCAGGGCCTGGAGGTCTACCTTGGATGTCTGCCTACCATATGCAACTTCTGCAAGCACAACGGGGAGTCTCGTCACGTCTACACCTCACACCAGCTGAAGACGCCTGAAGGGGTGGTTGTGTGTCCCATCCTGAGGCACTATGTGTGTCCTCTATGTGGAGCCACCGGCGACCAGGCTCATACACTCAAGTATTGTCCACTCAACAGCAGTCAGCAGTCTCTCTACCGACGCAGTGGACGAAACTCAGCTGGTCGCAGAGTCAAGCGATAA